The nucleotide window GACCTCAGCGATAGCGCCTTCTCCCAGCGAGTCCGTCGAGGTGTTGCCTCACTCATCGAACAGATGTTGCTCTCCGAGGAGCAGCCGCGACGGTGAGCAGGCCTCGAGACTCGACAAACCACGCCCCCGTCCTCGAGCGGTATCGATGCCGTCGAACTGCTCGCCGTCGTCGGCCCCCTCGAGACGTGGCCCCGTTCCGGTTTCCCGAAGTGTTTAACCTCGTTTGCCCGCAACATGAGTGCAGTGTTTGTTCAATGATGACTGTTCCCACTGTCTGCGGGTGGTTCGATGAGCGATGAGACGTATCTCGATCGGTTGGTCGACCGAGATCAGCTCCGGTCGTATCTTACGGATGCACTCGGTCCGGCCGATCGACTCGAGGTCGAACGCGTCGACGCCGGTCACTCGAACGAGACGCTGTTCGTGACGTGGGGCGGCCAGGAACTGGTCGTCAGGCGACCGCCGCCGGGGAAGACCGCCGACACGGCCCACGACGTCCTTCGGGAACACCACGTCGTCGACGCGTTACAGGAGACGGCCGTGCCGGTTCCGACAACCGTCCTCGCGTGCGACGACCACGAGGTCATGGGCAGTGATTTCTACGTGATGGAGAAACTCGAGGGCGACGTCATCCGTACCGAGGAGCCATCGTGGCTCGCGCGCCCGGACGCCCGCAGACAGCTCAGTACCGAACTGGTCGATACCCTCGCGGCGATTCACGACGTCGACTACGAAGCCGTTGGGCTCGGCGAGTTCGGCTATCCGGAGGGGTTCACGCAGCGACAGGTCGACCGCTGGGGCGAGCAGTTCGAGTGGGCACGAGAGACGACCGCCGACCATCGCGACCTCCCAATGCTCGAGCGGATCACGGAGTGGCTGCAGGCGAACGTCCCCGAAGACCACCCAGAAACGCTCGTGCAGGGCGATTATAAACTGGACAACGTGATGTTCGCCCCCGCGGACGAAGGGGTCACGGCGGGTGACGATGCGGCCGCCGACGCCAGGCCGGAAGTGATCGCCGTCTTCGACTGGGAACTGGCCACGCTCGGCGATCCGTTTACGGACCTTGGCTGGATGCTCTCGTTCTGGCACGACGAGGACGATCCCGAGCCACCCGTTCAGGGGCTGTATCCGACGCTTACGGCACGCGAGGGCTATCTCACACGCAGCGAGCTGATCGAGCGCTACGAGGCCCAGACCGGCCGTCCGTTCGATAATCCTCGCTTTTACACCGTGCTCGCGACCTACAAGATGGGCGCGCTCGGCGAGATGTTCTTCCGACGCCATCTCGAGGGCAACAGCGACGACCCACTGTATCCGAAGATGGAGGACGGCGTTCCGCGGCTGCTCGAGCAGGCGACGGCGATCGTCGACGGCGAGTACGAGATCTAGTCGGCTGCAGATCGAACGAAGATCGGCTCGAAAAAACGAATCAATCGAATCAGTCGGATCGGACGCGGTCGTCAGTTCGACTACCGCGACGTCCAGCCGCCGTCGACGGCGAGCACCGATCCGGTAACGTAGCTCGCAGCGTCGCTCGCGAGGAAGACCGCCGGTCCGGCGATCTCTTCGGGCTCGGCGAAGCGCTCGAGTGGCGTGCGATCGATGATCGACTGGCGAAGTTCCTCGTTTTCCTGCAGGCCGGTCGTGAGTTCCGTCGCGACGTAGCCCGGCGCGATCGCGTTGACGCGCACGTCGGGTGCCCAGTCCATCGACATGCTCTTCGTGAGGCCGACGAGCCCGTGTTTCGAGGCGACGTAGGGGTGCTGGCGCGGCAAGCCGACCAATCCGCCGACGCTAGCGACGTTAATGACCGAGCCGCCGTCGCTCTCGAGCAGCGAGTCGGCCGCCGCCGTCGTCACCTCGTACGCTCCATTGAGGTTGACGTCGAGGACCCGATCAAAGCTCTCGGTCGAGACGTCCTCCGGCCGACCGAGGGCGTCTGCTGGGTTGAAGCCGGCGTTGTTGACGACGACGTCGACGTTGCCGAACTCGGCCTCGGCTCGGTCGATGGCGCTCGTGACGGCATCCGGGTCGGTGACGTCAGCCGAAACGGCGAGCGCGTCGCCGCCGTTGGCTTCAATCTCGTCCGCCACGGCTTCGATCTCGTCGGTCGAGCGGGCCGACGGGACCACTGCGGCCCCGGCGTTTGCGAGTTCGACGGCGATGGCGCGGCCGATGCCACGTCCGCCGCCGGTTACCAGTGCGACACGTCCGGAGAGGTCGAAGAGATCACTCATCGTCTATCACCACGTCGATCCGATCGCGTAATCCTTTCTTGTCGAACTTCCCGGTCGCCGTCTTCGGGATCGATTCGACCGTCCTGATCTCGTCGGGGAGCCACCAGTCGGGTTGGTCGAGTTCGTCGGCGAGATGGGTCTGTAACGTCTCCTCGTCGGTGTCGCGTCCATCTCCAAGTACGACGCAGGCCAGCGGCCGTTCCTGCCATTTCTCGTGGGGCACGCCGATGACGGCTGCCTCGACGACCGCCTCGTGGGCCATCAGCGCGTTCTCGAGTTCGATCGAGGATATCCACTCGCCGCCGCTTTTGATGACGTCTTTGGCGCGGTCGACGACCTCGAGGTAGCCGTCCTCGTCGACGGTGACGATATCGCCGGTTTTGAGCCACGACTTTTCGAAATCGTCTGCGGTCGCGTCGGGTCGGTTGTAGTACTCCGAGACGACGGTG belongs to Natronorubrum aibiense and includes:
- a CDS encoding phosphotransferase family protein: MSDETYLDRLVDRDQLRSYLTDALGPADRLEVERVDAGHSNETLFVTWGGQELVVRRPPPGKTADTAHDVLREHHVVDALQETAVPVPTTVLACDDHEVMGSDFYVMEKLEGDVIRTEEPSWLARPDARRQLSTELVDTLAAIHDVDYEAVGLGEFGYPEGFTQRQVDRWGEQFEWARETTADHRDLPMLERITEWLQANVPEDHPETLVQGDYKLDNVMFAPADEGVTAGDDAAADARPEVIAVFDWELATLGDPFTDLGWMLSFWHDEDDPEPPVQGLYPTLTAREGYLTRSELIERYEAQTGRPFDNPRFYTVLATYKMGALGEMFFRRHLEGNSDDPLYPKMEDGVPRLLEQATAIVDGEYEI
- a CDS encoding SDR family NAD(P)-dependent oxidoreductase gives rise to the protein MSDLFDLSGRVALVTGGGRGIGRAIAVELANAGAAVVPSARSTDEIEAVADEIEANGGDALAVSADVTDPDAVTSAIDRAEAEFGNVDVVVNNAGFNPADALGRPEDVSTESFDRVLDVNLNGAYEVTTAAADSLLESDGGSVINVASVGGLVGLPRQHPYVASKHGLVGLTKSMSMDWAPDVRVNAIAPGYVATELTTGLQENEELRQSIIDRTPLERFAEPEEIAGPAVFLASDAASYVTGSVLAVDGGWTSR